The Vicinamibacteria bacterium genome segment CGTCGAGGTAACCTACCGGCACGCCCTCGAGAGCAACTGTGGATTTCGAATGGAGCCTGGCTTCCGCAGCTTTCACCCGGTCGGGCGAGGTCAGGTCGTAGCCAGGGATCGGTCGGGAGCCGTTCGCGTTCCCGAAGACGGCTTCCTCCTGATGCCGCTCTACCAGGCCCAGGGAGATGACGGGTTCTTCGTGGTGCGGCGCGTCCGCCCGATCTGGCTGCGAGTCTCGGCGATCCTTCGATACTTTCGGCTCGGCCGGTTCGCCCACTGGCTTCCCGGGGTGTCGCGTTTCAAGGACAACCGGCACATCCTCGAGGTGGATCGCAGGGTGGCCCGATGGTACTCGCTCGAGGTGCTTCATCTGCTCGGGTTCCGGCGCCGAAGCGAGGAGGGCTCGACTCTGATCGTCGAGGCGTCAGCACGACTTCAAATAGAACGCGCTAGGCCTTCGTGAGAGCGGGCGGGTACCAGCGGCCAGGCGGCTCCCAGGTGCCTTCCTCGTTCTGGACCGTGAGAACCCGGACGCCGTCTTCCGTGACCGCCAGCGTGTGCTCGTATTGGGCCGAGAGCTTCCCGTCCGCGGTCACGGCCGTCCAGCCATCTCGCAACAGAACCATTTCCCAGGTGCCCTCGTTGATCATCGGCTCGATCGTGAATGTCAGCCCCGGTGACAGACGAAGGCCCCGTCCGGGACGCCCGTAGTGGGGCACCTGCGGAGCCTCGTGGAAACCGCGCCCCACCCCGTGGCCGACGAAGTCACGCACCACGGAGTAGCCGAGCGGCTCTACGTAGGATTGGATGGCGTGACCGACGTCTCCAAGCCGGGCTCCCGGCCTTACCGCGGCGATCGCGAGACGGTTCGACTCCAGCGTGACCTCGAGAAGCCGCATCACCTCGGGCGCGCCCACTCCTACGGGGATGGTCGAGGCATTGTCACCATGAAAGCCCTCTACAATGAGGGTGACGTCGATGCCGACGAT includes the following:
- the map gene encoding type I methionyl aminopeptidase translates to MRNAQTNFYEASGKVFIKSERDLEAMARAGRLASVCLQWILEQVTPGMTTQDIDDLQVDFARREGVIAAPLHYRGFPKSICTAVNDVICHGIPSKKQVLREGDIVGIDVTLIVEGFHGDNASTIPVGVGAPEVMRLLEVTLESNRLAIAAVRPGARLGDVGHAIQSYVEPLGYSVVRDFVGHGVGRGFHEAPQVPHYGRPGRGLRLSPGLTFTIEPMINEGTWEMVLLRDGWTAVTADGKLSAQYEHTLAVTEDGVRVLTVQNEEGTWEPPGRWYPPALTKA